In the Nitrospirota bacterium genome, one interval contains:
- the murA gene encoding UDP-N-acetylglucosamine 1-carboxyvinyltransferase translates to MDKILITGGRRLEGEVEISGAKNSALPIITSAILSAEDCILNNVPFLNDIKTMKKVMESMGAHIMPDGYTFTINTKDMKSCEAPYELVKTMRASVVVLGPLVARFGEARVSLPGGCAIGARPINLHLAGLQKMGAEVDIKHGYVEVRAKRLKGAKIYFDISTVTGTENLMMAASLADGVTELRNAACEPEIVDLANFLNMRGARISGAGTETIVIEGVSELRGGTYDIMPDRIETGTYVIAGAITRGDVVLKKCIPQNLEAVISKLRTAGVKIETGSDTIRVIADNGLNAVDVRTMPYPGFPTDMQAQIMSLMTVSKGLSVITETIFENRFTHVPELHRMGANIKLQGNYAIVEGVQKLSGAPVMATDLRASASLILAGLVADGQTEISRIYHLDRGYERIEEKLSKLGAQIVRIR, encoded by the coding sequence GTGGATAAGATATTAATAACCGGCGGCCGGCGTCTTGAAGGCGAGGTGGAGATAAGCGGCGCAAAGAATTCTGCGCTGCCCATAATAACGTCGGCAATCCTGTCTGCTGAAGACTGTATCCTCAATAATGTCCCTTTCCTAAATGATATAAAGACGATGAAGAAGGTGATGGAGAGCATGGGCGCTCACATCATGCCGGACGGTTATACATTCACTATTAATACAAAGGATATGAAGAGTTGTGAGGCTCCGTATGAGCTTGTAAAAACGATGCGGGCCTCAGTTGTTGTCTTGGGCCCCCTTGTTGCAAGGTTCGGTGAGGCAAGGGTATCTCTGCCCGGCGGCTGCGCCATAGGCGCGAGGCCTATAAATCTCCATCTGGCAGGGCTTCAGAAGATGGGCGCTGAGGTGGATATTAAACACGGGTATGTGGAGGTAAGGGCGAAGAGATTAAAAGGCGCAAAGATATATTTTGATATATCAACAGTAACAGGTACGGAAAACCTGATGATGGCGGCTTCGCTTGCTGATGGAGTGACCGAGCTCCGGAATGCAGCCTGTGAGCCTGAGATCGTGGACCTGGCTAATTTTCTAAATATGAGAGGCGCCAGGATAAGCGGGGCCGGCACTGAAACAATAGTCATAGAAGGGGTTTCAGAGTTGCGTGGCGGGACATATGATATCATGCCTGACAGGATAGAGACAGGGACATATGTCATCGCAGGCGCTATTACCCGCGGTGATGTAGTTCTGAAGAAGTGTATCCCTCAGAACCTTGAGGCGGTTATCAGTAAGCTCCGGACTGCCGGCGTAAAGATCGAGACCGGGAGTGATACGATAAGGGTTATTGCTGATAATGGATTGAATGCCGTTGATGTGAGGACAATGCCGTACCCTGGTTTTCCGACAGACATGCAGGCGCAGATAATGTCCCTTATGACAGTCAGTAAAGGGCTCAGTGTAATTACAGAGACGATATTTGAAAACAGGTTTACCCATGTACCTGAGCTGCACAGGATGGGGGCCAATATCAAACTGCAGGGTAATTATGCTATAGTGGAGGGCGTGCAAAAACTGAGCGGCGCCCCGGTTATGGCGACAGATCTGCGTGCGAGTGCATCGTTGATACTTGCTGGGCTTGTAGCAGATGGTCAGACTGAGATCTCCCGCATATACCACCTTGACCGCGGCTATGAGCGCATCGAAGAGAAACTATCAAAGCTGGGAGCGCAGATCGTCCGGATCAGGTAG
- the prfA gene encoding peptide chain release factor 1 — MFNRLEEIIEKYNGMGILLGDPKVIANRAEFQRIAKEQGEMTPLVEKYNQYKALAQKLAEADELINDDATDDDMKELALEEKTVLEKEMGGLEGEIKTLLLPKDPRDEKNIIMEIRAGAGGDEAALFASELFRMYAKYAEKKRWRLEVLSSNYIGIGGIKEIVFTIEGKGIFSKMKFESGVHRVQRVPATESSGRIHTSTITVAVLAEAEEVDLTIEAKDLRVDTFCASGPGGQGVNTTHSAVRITHLPTGMIVSCQDERSQIKNRDKAMRVLRSRLLEIKEAEERAKRVQERRGQVGTGDRSEKIRTYNFPQNRITDHRIGLTLHRLEGVLEGDLDEMIEALITADNAERLKEVAGG, encoded by the coding sequence ATATTCAACAGGCTTGAAGAGATCATAGAAAAATACAATGGCATGGGGATACTCCTTGGGGATCCCAAGGTCATCGCAAACCGTGCTGAGTTTCAGCGCATTGCCAAAGAACAGGGGGAGATGACCCCATTGGTGGAAAAGTATAATCAGTATAAAGCGCTGGCGCAGAAACTGGCAGAGGCTGATGAACTGATTAATGATGACGCTACGGATGATGACATGAAGGAGCTTGCGCTGGAAGAAAAGACGGTGCTCGAGAAGGAGATGGGGGGGCTTGAGGGAGAGATTAAAACCCTGCTTCTGCCCAAAGATCCAAGGGATGAAAAGAACATTATTATGGAGATTCGGGCAGGGGCAGGCGGGGATGAGGCTGCGCTTTTTGCTTCGGAGCTTTTCCGCATGTATGCAAAATATGCTGAGAAGAAGAGGTGGAGGCTCGAGGTACTCAGTTCAAATTACATAGGCATCGGAGGCATTAAAGAGATAGTCTTTACTATTGAGGGAAAAGGCATCTTCAGCAAGATGAAGTTTGAAAGCGGTGTTCACAGGGTGCAGAGGGTGCCTGCAACTGAGTCCTCCGGAAGGATACACACGTCCACTATCACTGTAGCTGTCCTGGCTGAGGCTGAGGAGGTGGACCTTACTATAGAAGCCAAAGACCTCAGGGTGGATACCTTCTGCGCATCAGGTCCTGGTGGTCAGGGGGTTAACACAACTCATTCTGCTGTCAGGATTACCCATCTTCCTACAGGCATGATCGTATCCTGCCAGGACGAGAGGTCTCAGATAAAGAACAGGGACAAGGCTATGCGTGTGCTGAGATCCAGACTGCTCGAGATAAAAGAGGCTGAAGAGCGGGCAAAGAGGGTGCAGGAGAGGAGAGGACAGGTTGGCACCGGCGACAGGAGCGAGAAGATCAGGACTTATAACTTCCCCCAGAACAGGATTACAGACCACAGGATTGGTCTGACACTCCACAGGCTGGAGGGTGTACTGGAGGGCGATCTTGACGAGATGATCGAGGCGCTGATAACAGCGGATAATGCGGAGAGATTGAAAGAGGTAGCAGGTGGATAA
- the rpmE gene encoding 50S ribosomal protein L31 has protein sequence MKEGIHPEYTETAIKCACGAVIKTRSTVKDLRVEVCSSCHPFFTGMQKIMDTEGRVERFRKKYASK, from the coding sequence ATGAAAGAAGGCATACATCCGGAGTATACAGAAACGGCGATCAAATGTGCATGCGGTGCAGTAATCAAGACCCGCTCTACTGTAAAGGACCTGAGGGTAGAGGTATGTTCGAGCTGCCATCCGTTCTTTACCGGCATGCAGAAGATAATGGACACAGAGGGAAGGGTTGAGAGATTCAGAAAGAAATATGCCAGTAAGTAG
- the rho gene encoding transcription termination factor Rho yields the protein MNLTELKEKNISELTSLAKDMSIEGAAGMRKQELIFAILQTQAEKNGFIYGSGVLETLSDGFGFLRAPDYNYLPGPDDIYVSPSQIRRFNLRTGDIVSGQIRPPKESERYFALLKVESVNYEDPEIAREKILFDNLTPIFPTEKVKLEYHPEDYSTRVMDLITPIGKGQRGLIVAPPRTGKTMLLQSIAKAIATNHPEIILIVLLIDERPEEVTDMQRQVKGEVVSSTFDEPMQRHVQVSEMVIEKAKRLVEHKKDVVILLDSITRLARAYNAVIPPSGKVLSGGLDSNALQRPKRFFGAARNIEDGGSLTIIATALVDTGSRMDDVIFEEFKGTGNMELHLDRKLVDRRIFPAIEINASGTRKEELLVSREDLNRMWILRKVLNPLSTVESMEFLLDKLKVTKSNRDFMDSMNR from the coding sequence ATGAACCTTACAGAATTAAAAGAAAAGAATATTAGTGAGCTTACGTCCCTGGCCAAGGATATGAGCATAGAGGGCGCTGCAGGCATGAGAAAGCAGGAACTCATATTTGCAATACTCCAGACCCAGGCAGAGAAGAATGGCTTCATTTACGGCTCAGGCGTCCTTGAGACACTATCTGACGGGTTCGGGTTTCTTAGGGCACCTGATTATAACTACCTGCCGGGTCCTGATGACATATACGTTTCCCCCTCACAGATAAGGCGGTTTAATCTCAGGACCGGAGATATAGTGTCCGGTCAGATACGTCCTCCAAAGGAATCTGAAAGATACTTTGCCCTCCTTAAGGTTGAGTCAGTAAATTATGAAGACCCTGAGATAGCAAGGGAAAAAATACTCTTTGACAACCTGACACCGATATTTCCAACGGAAAAGGTCAAACTTGAGTACCACCCTGAGGATTATTCAACAAGGGTCATGGACCTTATCACGCCCATTGGAAAGGGGCAGAGAGGTCTCATCGTTGCGCCTCCGCGTACCGGCAAGACCATGCTACTGCAGTCAATTGCAAAGGCAATAGCGACCAATCATCCTGAGATCATACTGATTGTCCTGCTTATAGATGAACGGCCTGAGGAAGTGACTGACATGCAGCGTCAGGTAAAGGGCGAGGTCGTAAGTTCCACATTCGATGAACCTATGCAGAGACATGTGCAGGTGTCTGAGATGGTCATTGAGAAGGCAAAACGCCTTGTAGAGCATAAGAAGGATGTAGTGATACTCCTCGACAGTATAACGAGGCTCGCAAGGGCGTACAACGCAGTGATACCGCCAAGCGGCAAGGTACTGTCAGGCGGACTCGATTCCAACGCCCTCCAGCGCCCAAAGAGGTTCTTTGGCGCTGCACGAAATATCGAGGATGGCGGAAGCCTTACGATCATTGCCACTGCCCTTGTTGACACAGGGAGCAGGATGGATGATGTCATATTTGAAGAGTTTAAGGGAACCGGCAACATGGAACTCCATCTTGACAGAAAACTTGTTGACAGGAGGATATTCCCTGCGATAGAAATTAATGCTTCAGGGACACGTAAGGAAGAACTGCTTGTCAGCAGGGAGGACCTGAACAGGATGTGGATACTGAGAAAGGTGCTGAATCCGCTTAGTACGGTTGAGAGCATGGAGTTTTTACTGGATAAATTAAAGGTGACAAAATCAAACAGGGATTTCATGGATTCAATGAACAGATAG
- a CDS encoding TIGR02710 family CRISPR-associated protein, whose amino-acid sequence MADHRIKALLISIGGSPEPVIYSVNELRPECLCFFASEETRPFINNEILPRLTDRPVWMAEIITEDANDLLSCYKAITGKWKELHKNWRLEPGDWVVDYTGGTKPMVASLVLATIDDTSGYRYISGSERTKGGTGIVIDGREQVLHQINPWDHLAIKERQDAAVLFGRGRYKQVSEIFDGVAKRVSGGEKHLYKALSDVAGGYAHWDNFQHRLAWEKLRPSQKSLEMATVFGGPPGLKSFAAMLKENLTFLEKLSVGMTGIRSEHFLDLLSNAKRRADLEHKYDDAVARLYRAVEAYAQVRLSARGINTSDVQEGQLPPDISADFAGKFRSDIDNRIRLPLYGAYKLLKSLGDPAGTAFFDNWPQMKLLLDSRNNSILAHGLEPVKRERYEEMFRLICKIGGVNESSLPGFPDLHL is encoded by the coding sequence ATGGCTGACCATCGGATAAAGGCGCTTCTTATTTCAATAGGCGGGAGTCCTGAGCCTGTTATCTATTCTGTTAATGAGCTGAGGCCTGAGTGCCTCTGTTTTTTTGCCTCAGAAGAGACACGGCCGTTTATTAATAATGAAATCCTGCCCAGGCTTACTGACAGGCCTGTCTGGATGGCTGAGATTATTACTGAAGATGCAAACGACCTCCTCTCCTGTTATAAGGCAATAACAGGCAAATGGAAAGAGCTGCATAAGAACTGGCGTCTTGAACCAGGGGATTGGGTCGTAGACTACACCGGCGGGACTAAACCGATGGTAGCTTCACTGGTCCTCGCAACAATTGACGATACCTCAGGGTACAGGTATATAAGCGGCAGTGAGAGGACAAAAGGCGGGACAGGCATCGTCATTGACGGCAGGGAACAGGTCCTGCACCAGATTAACCCCTGGGATCATCTTGCAATCAAAGAACGGCAGGACGCGGCTGTACTCTTTGGGCGTGGCCGCTATAAACAGGTTTCAGAGATATTTGACGGTGTGGCAAAGAGGGTCAGCGGTGGGGAAAAGCATCTCTACAAGGCCCTGTCGGATGTAGCCGGGGGCTATGCCCACTGGGACAATTTCCAGCACAGGCTGGCATGGGAGAAACTTCGCCCCTCGCAGAAATCCCTTGAGATGGCGACCGTGTTTGGCGGACCTCCGGGTCTGAAGTCATTTGCCGCTATGCTGAAAGAAAACCTCACCTTTCTTGAGAAGTTAAGCGTTGGAATGACCGGCATAAGGAGTGAACATTTCCTGGACCTCCTGTCAAATGCGAAACGCCGGGCTGACCTTGAGCATAAATATGACGATGCCGTAGCACGCCTCTACAGGGCGGTTGAGGCGTATGCCCAGGTCAGGCTCTCTGCCAGGGGCATTAATACATCGGATGTTCAGGAGGGACAGCTTCCGCCTGACATCTCTGCAGATTTTGCCGGTAAATTCAGGAGTGACATTGACAACCGTATCAGGCTTCCCCTCTACGGCGCTTATAAGCTCCTCAAGTCATTGGGAGATCCGGCAGGCACTGCCTTTTTTGATAACTGGCCGCAGATGAAGCTCCTGCTTGACAGCAGGAATAATTCCATCCTTGCCCACGGCCTTGAACCGGTAAAAAGGGAGAGGTATGAAGAGATGTTCAGGCTTATTTGCAAAATAGGTGGCGTAAATGAATCTTCTCTCCCCGGATTCCCCGATCTCCACCTGTAG
- a CDS encoding NAD(+)/NADH kinase, with the protein MTTTIKKIGIISKPRKRDAGPVLSDLVRWLKDRGVEPLMDQETAGLIDFESSWKRTDIAALSDIILVLGGDGTLISVSRLIGGRGTPILGVNLGSLGFLTEVTLEEMYPLLKRMLAGDMSIDERWTLEASVKRGDKEMAKYTVLNDVVINKGALARMILMETVINGRYLNTYRADGLIISTPTGSTAYSLSAGGPIINPAVGAIIISPICPHTITNRPIVVREDVIVEVTLRTENEDVLVTLDGQEGYPLQYMDKVVIRKSANTIRLITSPDKDYYEVLRHKLRWGV; encoded by the coding sequence ATGACCACAACAATTAAAAAGATAGGGATCATATCAAAACCCAGGAAGAGAGACGCTGGCCCGGTATTATCAGATCTCGTCCGGTGGCTTAAAGACAGGGGCGTAGAACCACTAATGGACCAGGAGACAGCCGGTCTTATAGACTTTGAAAGCTCCTGGAAAAGAACTGATATAGCGGCACTCTCAGATATAATCCTCGTATTGGGCGGCGACGGCACCCTCATCAGTGTCTCCAGGCTGATAGGCGGAAGGGGCACACCTATACTCGGCGTAAATCTCGGAAGCCTTGGTTTCCTGACTGAGGTGACCCTCGAAGAGATGTACCCGCTTCTTAAGAGAATGCTCGCCGGAGATATGAGCATTGATGAGAGGTGGACACTCGAAGCATCCGTAAAAAGAGGCGATAAAGAAATGGCAAAATATACGGTCCTTAACGACGTTGTCATAAATAAAGGGGCACTCGCCAGGATGATCCTCATGGAGACTGTAATTAACGGACGTTACTTAAATACATACCGGGCTGACGGCCTTATAATCTCCACACCAACCGGCTCTACAGCCTACTCCCTTTCAGCCGGCGGCCCAATCATAAATCCCGCTGTCGGTGCAATAATAATAAGCCCCATATGTCCCCATACGATTACTAACCGGCCTATAGTCGTACGTGAAGATGTAATTGTTGAGGTAACCCTGCGAACTGAAAACGAAGATGTGCTCGTCACACTTGATGGCCAGGAAGGTTATCCACTTCAATATATGGATAAGGTAGTCATAAGAAAGTCTGCGAATACCATACGGCTGATAACATCTCCGGATAAAGATTATTATGAAGTGCTAAGGCACAAGCTGCGGTGGGGCGTATAG
- the gltA gene encoding NADPH-dependent glutamate synthase, protein MQIPLQDMPEQDPAVRVNNFSEVPLGFEEMIALTESMRCLDNCKAPCVKGCPVGIDIPAFIKKIEERDFIGAARTLKKYNLLPAICGRVCPQQEQCELVCVIGKKGPSVGIGRLERFAADYERMSGSVEIPEVAPPTGRRVAVVGSGPAGLTGASELARLGHKVTVFEALHRPGGVLVYGIPRFRLPIDVIDNEIDMLKKMGVEIVCNAVIGKTLTIDDLFAEGYDAVLVGTGAGLPYFMGIPGENLCGIYSANEFLTRVNLMRADLFPDSLTPVFFGKKIAVIGAGDTAMDAARTSARMHPESITVFYRRSREEAPCLPREMEHAEQEGVHFKFLTNPVKFIGDDNYFVRAMECVKMELGEPDASGRRSPRTIPGSNYIEEVDTVIMALGFGVNPIIKDTTPGLETNKKGIIVVDPATGKTSRDGVYAAGDIITGGATVIKAMGQAKVASKAMHVYLMSKEPAMAAK, encoded by the coding sequence ATGCAGATACCTCTTCAGGATATGCCTGAGCAGGATCCTGCAGTAAGGGTAAATAACTTCAGTGAAGTGCCTCTTGGTTTTGAGGAGATGATCGCACTGACTGAATCCATGAGGTGTCTTGATAATTGCAAGGCCCCGTGTGTCAAGGGCTGCCCTGTTGGAATTGATATCCCGGCATTTATTAAGAAGATCGAGGAGAGAGACTTCATAGGGGCTGCGAGGACACTTAAGAAATACAACCTGCTGCCTGCTATCTGCGGGAGGGTCTGTCCCCAGCAGGAGCAATGTGAACTCGTGTGTGTTATCGGAAAGAAAGGCCCTTCAGTAGGCATAGGGAGGCTTGAGAGGTTTGCGGCTGATTATGAGAGGATGAGCGGGTCAGTTGAAATCCCTGAAGTTGCCCCTCCGACAGGTAGAAGGGTGGCTGTTGTAGGGTCAGGACCGGCAGGACTTACTGGCGCAAGCGAGCTTGCAAGGCTTGGTCATAAGGTTACTGTCTTTGAGGCGCTTCACAGACCTGGCGGCGTGCTTGTTTACGGCATCCCGAGATTCAGACTCCCGATTGATGTCATAGATAATGAAATTGATATGCTTAAGAAGATGGGGGTCGAGATTGTATGTAATGCAGTGATTGGCAAGACACTGACCATAGATGATCTCTTCGCCGAAGGTTATGATGCTGTACTTGTTGGTACAGGCGCTGGTTTGCCTTATTTCATGGGTATACCTGGAGAGAATCTTTGCGGTATCTATTCAGCAAATGAATTCCTTACACGCGTGAACCTTATGCGTGCAGACCTTTTCCCTGACAGCCTGACTCCTGTATTCTTTGGAAAGAAGATAGCAGTTATTGGGGCAGGCGATACAGCAATGGATGCGGCAAGGACTTCAGCAAGGATGCACCCGGAAAGCATTACAGTCTTCTACAGGAGGAGCAGGGAGGAGGCCCCGTGCCTGCCGCGCGAGATGGAGCATGCTGAACAGGAGGGGGTTCACTTTAAATTCCTTACGAATCCTGTCAAATTTATCGGAGATGATAATTATTTTGTCAGGGCGATGGAGTGTGTCAAAATGGAGCTTGGCGAGCCTGATGCCTCAGGCAGAAGGAGTCCACGGACGATCCCAGGTTCGAATTATATAGAAGAGGTAGATACTGTTATAATGGCGCTCGGTTTTGGTGTTAATCCGATAATCAAAGATACCACACCTGGTCTTGAGACCAACAAGAAGGGCATCATCGTTGTTGACCCTGCTACAGGAAAGACCTCGAGGGATGGTGTTTATGCAGCAGGCGATATCATAACCGGCGGTGCTACTGTTATAAAGGCTATGGGCCAGGCCAAGGTGGCCTCAAAGGCCATGCACGTCTACCTGATGAGCAAAGAGCCGGCCATGGCAGCGAAATAA
- a CDS encoding sulfide/dihydroorotate dehydrogenase-like FAD/NAD-binding protein has translation MSYAILEKKELAPNTVMMQISAPLAVKKMRPGQFIIVRVTSNGERIPLSISGWDADKGTVRIIVQAAGRTSTELINLKVGDSITDVVGPLGQASHIEKYGTCILIGGGYGTGAIIPIARELKALGNKVISIVGARTKDLVLMENELKTVCDSVEVSTNDGSAGIKGLVTDVLAGILKNEPVHMVTAIGPVPMMKAVSEMTRPLNIRTYVSLNAIMVDGTGMCGSCRVEVGGATKFACVDGPDFDGHQVNFDELVYRQKMYVPYEKKASELYACKAGCH, from the coding sequence ATGTCTTATGCGATCCTTGAGAAGAAAGAGCTGGCGCCAAACACGGTTATGATGCAGATCTCAGCCCCCCTTGCTGTAAAGAAGATGAGGCCGGGGCAGTTTATTATCGTACGGGTCACTTCAAATGGCGAACGTATTCCTCTCAGTATTTCCGGCTGGGATGCGGATAAGGGGACGGTCAGGATTATAGTCCAGGCTGCCGGCAGGACAAGTACGGAGCTTATCAATCTTAAAGTCGGAGATTCAATCACAGATGTTGTCGGTCCGCTTGGCCAGGCATCTCATATAGAAAAATACGGGACATGCATCCTCATCGGCGGCGGTTATGGCACAGGCGCTATTATCCCGATAGCAAGGGAATTAAAGGCCCTTGGCAACAAGGTCATTTCTATAGTAGGCGCTCGGACAAAAGACCTTGTCCTGATGGAGAATGAACTTAAAACCGTATGTGACAGCGTAGAGGTATCTACCAACGATGGAAGCGCCGGCATTAAAGGGCTGGTTACGGATGTCCTTGCAGGGATATTGAAGAATGAGCCGGTGCATATGGTTACAGCCATCGGCCCTGTGCCCATGATGAAGGCGGTATCCGAGATGACACGGCCGTTAAATATACGGACCTATGTCAGTCTGAATGCCATAATGGTGGACGGGACAGGGATGTGCGGGTCATGCCGTGTTGAGGTTGGCGGGGCAACAAAGTTTGCATGTGTTGACGGTCCTGACTTTGACGGACATCAGGTAAACTTTGATGAGCTTGTGTACCGGCAGAAGATGTACGTGCCTTATGAGAAGAAGGCTTCAGAGCTTTATGCATGCAAGGCTGGTTGTCATTAA
- the priA gene encoding primosomal protein N', with translation MFLQVAVPRPFEELFTYKCPPELQDQVAKGKRVIAPFGKQKITGYIINASKELPAHHAGRISEKEIKPIYTILDPEPLIDEMMLSLCKWASDYYMFPIGMVLKTALSGIPEGKGVTSPRKKYHVPASFSDENDLPCPPPKLTPSQKDVLEKLSGSITGGVFAVHLLHGITGSGKTEVYMSALEEIVKLGRKGIVLVPEISLTPQLIMRFVSRFGDKVAVLHSGLTEAERRTEWIRIKGGDVDVVIGVRSAVFAPLDRIGLVVVDEEHEHTYKQEEGFRFNARDVAVMRAKLSNAVVILGSATPSLESYYNAEKGKYNYLSLPDRINKLPLPAVRVVDLRKKPGFTIFTDELLDAVRARIERGEQSLLFLNRRGFSPFLLCLDCGHSPECPNCSVSLTYHKGASNLCCHYCDYIIKPPDSCSKCIGSRWKAFGAGTERVEEELKKLLPDARIIRMDRDTTARRGAHMRIFQSMKNKDADILIGTQMVTKGLDLPDITLVGVLLADASLHLPDFRSGERTFQFLTQVAGRAGRGSKGGEVIVQTFNPEHYAIRHASGHDFRGFYDDESSFRKALGYPPYKRIARLLIKGNNEDQVASSSELLKEILMRNSRGEIDILGPVSAPFSKIRGKHRWHIIIRGKDAKTLNRCARKALDEMKRQSQRGRGAGSAQGMIMRAQVEADVDPMSLL, from the coding sequence ATGTTCCTGCAAGTCGCAGTCCCGCGTCCTTTTGAAGAATTGTTTACCTACAAGTGCCCGCCTGAACTCCAGGATCAGGTCGCAAAAGGAAAGCGTGTAATTGCCCCATTTGGCAAACAGAAGATTACCGGCTATATCATAAATGCATCGAAAGAACTGCCAGCGCATCATGCGGGCAGGATCTCTGAAAAAGAGATCAAACCCATTTACACCATCCTTGACCCTGAACCCCTGATTGATGAGATGATGCTCTCCCTTTGCAAGTGGGCATCTGACTATTATATGTTTCCCATAGGGATGGTACTTAAGACTGCGCTTTCAGGTATCCCTGAAGGCAAAGGGGTGACTTCTCCCAGGAAAAAATATCATGTCCCTGCCTCGTTCAGCGATGAAAATGATCTGCCCTGTCCCCCCCCCAAACTTACGCCTTCCCAGAAAGACGTCCTTGAAAAGTTGTCGGGCTCTATTACCGGAGGAGTTTTTGCTGTCCATCTCCTTCATGGCATTACAGGGAGCGGCAAGACCGAGGTTTATATGTCAGCCCTTGAGGAGATCGTCAAACTGGGGAGGAAGGGGATTGTCCTTGTGCCGGAAATATCCTTAACTCCTCAGCTTATCATGCGGTTTGTCTCAAGGTTTGGTGATAAGGTAGCAGTGTTGCACAGCGGACTTACAGAGGCCGAGAGGAGGACTGAATGGATCAGGATAAAGGGCGGAGATGTGGATGTCGTAATAGGCGTCAGGTCTGCAGTATTTGCGCCGCTGGACAGGATCGGCCTTGTTGTTGTGGACGAAGAGCATGAGCACACATACAAGCAGGAAGAGGGTTTCAGGTTCAATGCCCGTGACGTAGCAGTCATGAGGGCCAAGCTTTCAAATGCCGTGGTCATACTCGGTTCTGCCACGCCGTCACTCGAGTCTTACTATAATGCGGAGAAGGGTAAGTATAATTATCTTTCCCTGCCTGACAGGATCAACAAACTGCCGCTGCCGGCTGTAAGGGTGGTTGACCTGAGAAAGAAGCCCGGCTTTACTATCTTCACGGATGAACTTCTGGATGCAGTCAGGGCAAGGATTGAGCGGGGCGAGCAGTCCCTGCTCTTCCTGAACAGGCGCGGTTTTTCCCCGTTTCTGCTCTGTCTTGACTGCGGCCATTCCCCGGAATGTCCCAACTGCAGTGTATCGTTGACATATCATAAGGGCGCCAGTAACTTATGCTGTCACTATTGTGATTATATTATTAAACCGCCTGATAGTTGTTCTAAGTGTATTGGCAGCAGATGGAAGGCATTCGGCGCAGGAACAGAAAGGGTTGAGGAGGAGTTAAAGAAGCTCCTGCCGGATGCAAGGATAATCAGGATGGACAGGGATACGACAGCGAGGAGGGGCGCCCACATGCGCATCTTCCAGAGCATGAAGAATAAGGATGCAGACATACTCATTGGAACTCAGATGGTCACTAAGGGATTGGACCTTCCGGACATAACACTGGTAGGTGTCCTGCTTGCAGATGCATCCCTGCACCTCCCTGATTTCCGTTCCGGCGAGAGGACATTCCAGTTCCTGACACAGGTGGCTGGCAGGGCTGGCCGCGGCTCCAAAGGAGGTGAGGTGATAGTGCAGACATTCAACCCTGAACACTATGCCATCCGTCACGCATCCGGACACGATTTCAGGGGTTTTTATGATGACGAGAGTTCATTCAGGAAGGCACTGGGCTATCCGCCGTACAAGCGCATTGCAAGGCTTCTCATAAAGGGTAATAACGAGGACCAGGTGGCGTCTTCTTCAGAGCTGCTTAAAGAAATTCTCATGCGAAACAGCAGGGGAGAGATAGACATACTCGGCCCTGTATCAGCGCCATTCAGCAAGATACGGGGCAAACACCGCTGGCATATCATTATCAGGGGAAAGGATGCAAAGACGCTTAACAGGTGTGCAAGAAAAGCGCTTGATGAGATGAAGCGGCAGAGTCAGCGAGGCCGTGGGGCTGGCAGCGCTCAGGGTATGATAATGCGCGCACAGGTTGAGGCAGACGTAGATCCCATGAGCCTTTTGTGA